From one Planococcus citri chromosome 3, ihPlaCitr1.1, whole genome shotgun sequence genomic stretch:
- the LOC135838441 gene encoding uncharacterized protein LOC135838441, producing MENNLEEDDEYCASAQVTTEHSRKRRGNPAMWKRNQAKKAKRELRNNGCILKCKHDSESNHCKVRTIDIDLIYNFHKQFQSIESAPERRKFLQRCISLNSVARTRVKDENRVRRSRNYTIECSIQTDTGRIKVCKTVFCSILSIGRATLDLAAETFMLPSDQCVEKRGGSEPKLTALKDAVIEHIKSFKVRERHYGRNDTVGRVYLPCELNIVEMHKMFLEKYPDFKDCKYSFYRDVFRYNFNIGFGSIRKDSCATCEQYKNLLKNSDEINRTEYNYGSRREILLERGLHRIRSKRFFKELNLLPADTITINFDLMANQVLPKTPISDAFYSRQISYHTFGIIIHKKKQPKESVLDKTTMFFYRWLETEYGRGSNEIVSCLIHFLSTTLLPILRAQNIHKLRFFSDSCTGQNKNYSAVTTLMDFCLRNELEFEWFFPVRGHSYMPADRSFGLIEQGMKKLDTIINPEEYDSIIRNKGNLVIVGTDDVPIKDYQTATSKILKTNKGFLISEVKVISYDSKDPYVIRSRSSYSGLPTSSVMFKKPEMKKKTPKNLLTRVPIVEKKNRASAAKIKDVRKLMSKLKIRSPFYEKLFADENILDDGNDEDEENDEAITSRNEDLF from the exons atggaaaataatttagaaGAAGATGATGAATATTGCGCATCTGCCCAAGTCACAACAGAACATTCGAGAAAACGACGAGGTAATCCAGCAATGTGGAAACGAAATCAAGCTAAAAAGGCAAAAAGAGAATTAAGAAACAATGGTTGCATTTTAAAGTGCAAGCACGATAGTGAAAGTAACCATTGTAAGGTGAGAACCATCGATATCGAtctaatttacaattttcataagCAATTTCAATCGATCGAAAGTGCTCCAGAAAGGAGGAAATTTTTACAGAGGTGTATTTCTCTGAATAGCGTTGCGCGCACCAGAGTGAAAGATGAGAATAGAGTGCGAAGATCCCGTAATTACACAATCGAATGCTCTATTCAGACAGACACAGGCCGCATTAAAGTCTGTAAAACTGTTTTCTGCTCTATTCTAAGTATTGGCCGAGCAACTTTAGACCTTGCTGCGGAGACGTTCATGTTGCCAAGTGATCAGTGCGTTGAGAAGCGAGGTGGCTCCGAACCAAAATTGACAGCTTTAAAAGATGCTGTGATCGAGCATATCAAATCATTCAAAGTGCGAGAACGTCATTATGGTCGAAATGATACAGTTGGACGAGTATACTTACCATGTGAATTAAACATTGTTGAAATGCACAAAATGTTCTTGGAAAAGTATCCTGATTTTAAAGACTGCAAGTATTCGTTTTACAGAGATGTATTCCGTTATAATTTCAATATTGGCTTCGGTAGTATTCGAAAAGATAGTTGTGCAACATGCGAGCAGTATAAGAATTTATTGAAGAATTCCGATGAAATTAATCGTACTGAATACAATTATGGAAGCCGGAGAGAAATCCTACTGGAAAGAGGCCTTCACAGGATCCGTTCGAAacgatttttcaaggaattgaATCTTTTGCCGGCTGATACGATAACCATCAACTTTGATCTTATGGCAAATCAAGTACTACCCAAAACACCCATCTCCGACGCATTTTACAGTCGTCAGATCTCTTATCACACCTTTGGAATcatcattcataaaaaaaaacagccaaagGAATCTGTTCTCGATAAAACAACCATGTTCTTCTACAG GTGGTTAGAAACAGAATACGGTCGTGGAAGTAATGAAATTGTATCGTGTCTGATTCACTTCTTATCAACTACTCTCTTACCGATTCTACGAGctcaaaatatccataaactCAGATTCTTCAGTGACTCTTGTACTgggcaaaataaaaattactcggcTGTAACTACGTTGATGGATTTCTGTCTTCGAAATGAATTGGAGTTTGAATGGTTTTTTCCGGTAAGGGGTCACTCCTACATGCCTGCTGATCGCTCGTTTGGACTAATAGAACAAGGCATGAAGAAATTGGATACAATTATCAATCCAGAAGAATACGATTCGATTATCCGCAATAAAGGCAATTTGGTTATAGTTGGCACCGATGACGTTCCTATTAAAGATTATCAAACCGCGACGTCGAagattttaaaa ACTAATAAAGGTTTTCTGATATCCGAAGTCAAGGTAATTTCATACGATTCGAAAGATCCGTACGTGATAAGAAGCCGCAGTAGCTACTCAGGACTTCCCACCTCGAGCGTAATGTTTAAAAAacctgaaatgaagaaaaagactCCGAAGAATCTTCTTACTCGCGTTCCAATTGTGGAAAAGAAAAACCGAGCATCAGCGGCTAAGATTAAAGACGTCAGAAAGCTTATGAGTAAGCTGAAAATTAGATCACCGTTCTATGAAAAACTGTTTGCCGATGAAAACATCCTCGATGATGGAAATGACGAAGACGAAGAAAATGATGAAGCTATCACCTCTCGAAATGAAGATTTATTCtag
- the LOC135841733 gene encoding SLIT and NTRK-like protein 5: MRNYILLSVILQTLHAYQICTETKCSMKADQYICPNANLTYIPIAAINAELIDLSGNYLPQIEQDDLADFKHLTVLTLSNVSLKLIHRNAFKKLKFLEKLDLSMNLLKFLYPDTFSDTIIQHLNLSGNIFRRLVNNQFAMPHLQQLDLSNGFLENIHKEAFASSNSLRWVNLSVNKLTTLQISEILLSCPRLDYLILNNNTWSCDCDFYMMSKTPIVYQNSIGLRCELDKEYIIYANSTSFLELTCVDYLNKTYEQIAARNLEKSTRGDNSTNMIVNVYGYVLIGFTILIIFCCCCKRKTAKNDIDESTKPPPVKDKIRKPEEKNVEQVHTFEKCKVEFHHEDNFDLNKISVRDK; encoded by the coding sequence ATgagaaattacattttattgTCGGTAATTCTGCAGACACTACACGCCTATCAAATATGTACTGAAACAAAATGTTCGATGAAAGCCGACCAGTACATATGCCCAAATGCTAACCTAACCTACATACCAATAGCAGCCATCAACGCCGAACTCATCGATTTATCGGGCAATTATTTACCTCAAATAGAACAAGATGATCTGGCCGATTTCAAGCACTTGACTGTCTTAACCCTTTCCAACGTCAGTTTAAAACTCATCCATCGAAATGcgtttaaaaaactaaaattcctCGAAAAGCTCGACCTATCGATGAACTTATTGAAATTCCTGTACCCTGATACTTTCTCAGACACGATAATCCAACACCTGAACTTGAGCGGTAATATATTCAGGAGACTAGTCAACAATCAGTTCGCTATGCCTCATTTACAACAACTCGACTTGAGcaatggatttttggaaaacattcaCAAGGAAGCGTTTGCCAGCAGTAATTCTTTAAGATGGGTTAATTTGAGTGTAAATAAACTGACGACGTTACAAATAAGCGAAATTTTACTATCTTGTCCTCGTTTAGATTACTTAATATTAAACAACAACACGTGGTCGTGCGACTGTGACTTCTACATGATGTCAAAAACGCCCATAGTTTACCAGAATTCCATTGGTTTACGATGCGAACTCGACAAAGAATACATTATTTACGCTAATAGCACATCGTTTCTTGAATTAACGTGCGTCGATTATTTGAACAAAACTTACGAACAAATTGCAGCgaggaatttggaaaaaagcaccaGAGGTGATAATTCTACGAATATGATCGTTAATGTTTATGGATACGTGTTGATTGGATTTACCATATTGATTATTTTCTGCTGTTGCTGTAAACGTAAAACTGCCAAGAATGATATCGATGAATCAACCAAACCACCTCCCGTGAAGGATAAAATCAGGAAAcccgaagaaaaaaatgttgaacaagttCATACTTTTGAAAAGTGTAAAGTGGAGTTTCATCACGAggataattttgatttgaataagATTTCGGTGAGggataaataa
- the LOC135841732 gene encoding FGGY carbohydrate kinase domain-containing protein-like, with protein sequence MTYVIGIDVGTSSVRGALVTKSGEVVKVFVQPITTWNPKANFYQQSTNEIWSVCSIIIKHLISDVSPREVKGIGFDATSSMVVLDSKGNPVSVNPGDNDEQNVMLWMDHRAEEETKFINKTKHPVLKYVGGKISVEMMAPKILWLKKNNPECWKKAAYFLSLPDFMTYRATGEEHRSLCSLVCDCNFQHFPDDSYWCEEFFDVIGLADLADENFKKVGNVVIKPGELCGKLTAKAALETGLLSGTPVSSALIDAHAGGLGVMGCSAEHVSPDFTTRLAMICGTSACHMAQTKKEIQVPGVWGPFYNIMVPDLWLLKGGQSVSGRLIDHIIDTHPASIQIKQKCVDKHITQYLNDLLYEKAKKQNLTSIDELTKDIHIWPDFHGNRSPVADQELRGMINGLTLAHDEEDLAIRYLATIQALAYGTKHIIDAMIEAGHNVIQSVILCGGVSKNKVYVNTHANAIGLQVLIPEETESVLLGAAMLGASVAGFYENLQQAIREMAGPAKHVKPHADVRSYHDKKYQVFLEMLNHQKLIRSIMELET encoded by the exons ATGACTTATGTAATTGGTATTGATGTTGGTACAAGTAGTGTGAGGGGAGCATTGGTTACCAAATCAGGTGAAGTAGTTAAAGTTTTTGTTCAGCCGATCACCACTTGGAACCCTAaagcaaatttttatcaacaatcAACTAATGAAATTTGGTCAGTTTGTTCCATCATTATCAAA catCTAATAAGCGATGTTTCCCCCAGAGAAGTAAAAGGCATTGGTTTTGATGCCACTAGCTCAATGGTAGTTTTGGATTCGAAAGGAAACCCAGTATCAGTTAATCCTGGAG atAATGATGAACAAAACGTTATGTTATGGATGGATCATCGAGCAGAAGAAGAAAccaaatttattaataaaacaaaacatccAGTTTTGAAATACGTAGGAGGAAAAATATCAGTTGAAATGATGGCCCCCAAGATATTATGGCTAAAAAAGAATAATCCGGAGTGTTGGAAAAAAGCAGCATATTTTCTCTCATTGCCTGATTTTATGACATATAGAGCCACAGGAGAAGAACATAG ATCTTTGTGTTCTTTGGTCTGTgactgtaattttcaacattttcctgACGATTCTTATTGGTGCGAAGAATTCTTTGATGTGATTGGTCTGGCCGATTTagctgatgaaaatttcaaaaaagttg GAAATGTAGTCATTAAACCTGGTGAACTTTGTGGCAAACTTACCGCAAAAGCTGCACTTGAAACTGGTCTACTTTCCGGAACTCCAGTATCCTCTGCTTTAATTGACGCTCATGCTGGAGGATTAGGGGTTATGGGATGTTCAGCAGAACACGTGTCCCCTGATTTTACTACTAGATTAG ctatgATATGCGGCACTTCAGCGTGCCATATGGCTcaaacgaaaaaagaaattcagGTGCCAGGTGTATGGGGACCGTTTTACAACATAATGGTGCCCGATTTATGGTTGCTAAAAGGTGGCCAATCAGTATCTGGTAGACTTATTGATCATATTATTGATACACACCCAGCGAGCATTCAGATAAAGCAGAAATGTGTCGATAA ACATATTACTCAATACTTGAATGATCTTCTATATGAAAaggccaaaaaacaaaatctcaCTTCCATCGACGAATTAACCAAAGATATACACATCTGGCCAGACTTTCATGGTAATCGTTCTCCTGTTGCTGATCAAGAGCTACGTGGAATG ATCAATGGATTGACTTTGGCCCATGACGAAGAAGATCTAGCCATTCGATATTTAGCAACAATTCAAGCATTAGCT TATGGTACGAAACATATCATCGATGCTATGATCGAGGCAGGTCATAATGTCATTCAATCAGTCATACTTTGCGGAGGAGTTAGCAAAAATAAGGTATACGTCAACACCCATGCTAACGCAATCGGGTTACAAGTTCTGATACCAGAAGAAACCGAATCTGTTTTGCTGGGAGCTGCAATGTTGGGTGCATCTGTTGCCgggttttatgaaaatttgcagCAAGCGATTCGTGAAATGGCTGGCCCAGCTAAACATGTAAAACCTCATGCTGATGTCAGAAG CTACCAcgataaaaaatatcaagtgtTTCTGGAAATGCTGAATCATCAGAAACTAATTCGATCAATTATGGAATTGGAAACGTAG
- the LOC135841735 gene encoding FGGY carbohydrate kinase domain-containing protein-like, translating to MTSYVIGIDVGTGSVRGALVTKSGEIVKTHSEQITTWNPKPKYYQQSSNEIWSLCCNVIKQLTRDISPNDVKGLGFDATCSLAVLDSNGDPISVNVNDDAEQNIILWMDHRANKEADLINETKHPILRYAGGKVSLEMMVPKIRWLKNNHPECWKEAEFFFLLPDFLTWRATNNDYRSLCSVVCKCNYENNAAYSGWNKEYFDVIGLQELSQNNWKKIGSKIIKPGELCGELSERAARETGLVSGTPVAASLIDAHAGGLGVMGCTAKNIPNDFTSRLALVCGTSTCHMAQSINEVYVPGVWGPFLNAMLPGLWLLEAGQSVSGKLIDHIIDTHPASQSVKRKCIERANIHITQYLNDILDKIAESKGLNSVDELTNEIHIWPDFHGNRSPIADPNLRGMILGLTMACDEENLAVIYLATIQALAYGTKHIIDAMCHAGHKNIQSVIICGGVSKNKLFVDTHANAIGLPILIPEQTESVLLGAAQLGAAVAGFYDNLDEAVCSMAGPAEQVKPNLDTASYHEKKYQVFLEMLSHQRCCQTIMNS from the exons ATGACTTCGTATGTTATTGGTATTGACGTAGGTACCGGCAGCGTTAGAGGTGCGTTGGTTACCAAATCAGGTGAAATAGTGAAAACACACTCAGAACAAATCACCACATGGAATCCTAAACCGAAGTATTATCAACAATCATCGAATGAAATTTGGTCGTTATGTTGTAACGTGATAAAA CAATTAACCCGTGATATATCACCAAATGATGTAAAAGGATTAGGATTCGATGCCACGTGTTCCTTGGCTGTTTTAGATTCTAACGGTGACCCAATTTCCGTAAATGTTAATG ATGATGCAGAACAAAACATTATTCTGTGGATGGATCATCGTGCTAATAAAGAGGCAGACTTAATCAATGAAACGAAGCATCCTATTTTACGATACGCCGGTGGTAAAGTTTCCTTGGAAATGATGGTTCCCAAAATTCGATGGCTAAAAAACAACCATCCCGAATGCTGGAAAGAagccgaattttttttcttactgcCAGATTTTTTAACTTGGAGAGCTACGAATAATGATTACAG aTCTTTATGCAGCGTGGTATGCAAATGTAATTACGAAAATAATGCCGCATATTCAGGATGGAATAAAGAATACTTCGATGTAATCGGATTGCAAGAATTATcgcaaaataattggaaaaaaattg GTAGTAAAATCATCAAGCCTGGTGAATTATGTGGTGAGTTAAGTGAAAGAGCAGCTCGAGAAACTGGTCTTGTTTCGGGTACTCCGGTGGCGGCGAGTTTAATCGATGCCCATGCTGGTGGATTAGGTGTTATGGGTTGTACAgcgaaaaatattccaaatgaTTTTACATCGCGATTAG ctctcgTATGTGGTACCTCTACATGTCATATGGCTCAGAGTATTAATGAAGTGTATGTACCCGGTGTGTGGGGACCATTTCTGAATGCTATGTTGCCTGGTTTATGGCTTTTGGAAGCTGGGCAATCAGTATCCGGAAAACTGATAGATCATATAATAGATACTCATCCGGCAAGTCAATCTGTTAAAAGAAAATGCATCGAGCGAGCAAATAT tcACATTACACAATATTTGAACGatattttggacaaaattgctGAAAGTAAAGGATTAAATTCAGTGGACGAATTAACAAATGAAATTCATATTTGGCCGGATTTCCATGGCAATAGATCGCCAATAGCTGATCCAAATCTACGAGGAATG ATTCTCGGATTAACAATGGCTTGTGATGAAGAAAACTTAGCTGTGATATATTTAGCGACGATTCAAGCCCTAGCG tatggGACCAAGCATATCATCGATGCAATGTGCCATGCAGGGCATAAAAATATCCAGTCTGTGATAATTTGCGGAGGTGTGAGCAAAAATAAACTATTTGTTGATACGCACGCCAATGCCATCGGATTACCAATTCTGATACCCGAACAAACAGAATCTGTTCTGTTAGGAGCAGCTCAACTTGGAGCGGCCGTGGCTGGATTCTATGATAATCTAGACGAAGCCGTATGCAGCATGGCTGGCCCTGCTGAACAAGTCAAACCAAATCTTGATACTGCCAg ttaccatgaaaaaaaatatcaagtgtTTTTGGAGATGTTGAGTCATCAAAGATGCTGTCAGACTATCATGAATTCTTAA
- the LOC135841736 gene encoding FGGY carbohydrate kinase domain-containing protein-like yields MNYVIGIDVGTGSVRGALFTEKGKLEKLATQRITTWNPKEQFYQQSSDEIWSACCTVIKQLIIGISIENIKGLGFDATASVVVIDTEGNSLSVNVGDENTQNVILWMDHRAEKEARIINTTEHPLLNNSGGKISVESMIPKLLWLKNNHSKCWESSGYFFLLPDFLTWKATGQDSRSLCCVIGKCNYQCSPELSQWNYEFFESIGLGELRNENWKKIGSQIITPGKLCGKLTSKAAKDTGLLPGTPVGASLIDAHAGGIGMLGCSSEDVSSDFTTRVGSLAMICGTSTCHMTQTKEDIYVGGLWGPYYSAMVPNMWLLAGGQSVSGKLIDHIIDMHPASSLIKIKCQNLNVAEYLDCLLNRITTERGLNNVDELTNNLHVWPDFHGNRSPLADSSIRGMIHGLTLNVDEENLALLYLATIQALVYSTKFIIDTMKKAGHHTMESIFICGGLSKNKLFVKTHANAIGLKVLVPEQEESVLLGAAELGATAAGIYPNLQQAMLNMAGAAKVEMPNLNVNKYHEKKYEVFLKMLKHQIRCKLIMES; encoded by the exons atgaATTACGTAATTGGTATTGATGTTGGTACTGGAAGTGTACGAGGAGCTCTGTTTACAGAGAAAggtaagttggaaaaattagcTACCCAAAGAATAACTACATGGAATCCCAAAgaacaattttatcaacaatCTTCGGATGAAATTTGGTCAGCATGTTGTACTGTTATCAAA CAACTGATAATTGGCATTtctattgaaaatattaaaggATTGGGATTCGATGCAACTGCTTCAGTTGTGGTAATTGATACTGAAGGAAACTCGCTCTCAGTTAATGTTGGCG acgaaaatactcaaaatgtaattttatggATGGATCACCGAGCTGAAAAAGAGGCTAGAATTATAAACACGACAGAACATCCTCTTTTAAATAATTCTGGTGGAAAAATATCAGTAGAATCGATGATACCGAAACTTTTATGGCTGAAAAATAACCATTCCAAATGTTGGGAATCctcaggatatttttttttattgccagATTTTCTTACTTGGAAAGCTACCGGTCAAGATTCCAG atCTTTATGCTGCGTAATAGGTAAATGTAATTATCAGTGTTCACCTGAGCTATCTCAAtggaattatgaattttttgaatcaatcgGATTGGGAGAACTGcgaaatgaaaattggaaaaaaatag GCAGCCAAATCATTACACCTGGCAAACTTTGTGGAAAACTTACTAGCAAAGCTGCCAAAGACACTGGTTTACTTCCTGGTACTCCTGTCGGTGCTTCGTTGATCGACGCTCATGCTGGAGGTATTGGTATGTTGGGGTGTTCATCTGAAGATGTATCATCCGATTTCACCACTCGTGTAGGTagcctag CTATGATTTGTGGTACTTCTACATGCCACATGACGCAAACGAAAGAAGACATATATGTTGGAGGCTTATGGGGTCCATATTATAGTGCCATGGTCCCGAACATGTGGCTCTTAGCAGGAGGTCAATCAGTTTCGGGAAAACTTATAGATCACATCATAGACATGCATCCAGCAAGtagtttaattaaaataaaatgccaaaattt GAATGTCGCTGAATATTTGGACTGTTTATTGAATCGGATAACAACTGAAAGAGGACTGAATAACGTCGATGAGTTAACAAACAATCTTCACGTATGGCCAGACTTTCATGGAAATCGTTCTCCTCTGGCTGATTCTTCAATACGAGGCATG attcatGGCTTGACATTAAACGTCGATGAAGAAAATTTGGCTTTACTTTATTTAGCAACCATTCAAGCATTAGTG tACAGCACTAAATTCATCATTGATACCATGAAGAAAGCAGGACACCATACAAtggaatcaatttttatatGCGGAGGTTTAAGTAAGAACAAGCTATTTGTGAAAACCCATGCCAATGCAATCGGTCTAAAAGTTCTAGTCCCCGAACAAGAAGAATCAGTGCTTCTGGGTGCAGCAGAACTGGGAGCTACAGCTGCTGGAATTTATCCAAATTTGCAGCAAGCTATGCTGAATATGGCTGGTGCTGCAAAAGTGGAAATGCCCAATTTGAATGTTAACAA ATATCACGAGAAAAAATAcgaggtatttttaaaaatgttaaaacaTCAAATTCGATGCAAATTGATCATGGAAAGCTGA